TCCttttgcttaaaaaaaaaagtatatattgtAGAGATACGAAGGTTCAAATGTACCGAATCTATACAtgctttccattttttgctgtcacgtatatattataggtTCAGGATTTTgatgtgttttgtttttgtattaaCACTACGTTAATCTGTTCAAATAGTATTTGTACATACGAAACCAGTTCGAACTgatagaaagaagaaaaaagacgaTACAACGGAAAATGGTCAGAAGAAATTCTTGTACAGTTTTGTTGGTCGATTCGTCGTGAAACTTCAATCGATgatacaaaaagaaagaaaactatCAAATAACTAGAATTATATTAGTAGATAGATTTTCTGACGATCTTAATGTCTAAacctttttttaataaatgctgtattaaattattttttttgcagaccAGTGTTACTTGGCTAGtgttgtttcaatttcaaaataccATACACGCTCTGACCTGCTTTCAATTTCCAGGTAACGTAACTCAGGCCTCCTGAAAGTAGAACCGAAAGAATAGCCAGGATCGAAACGGCGGGAGAAAACACCGGTCTTAGAATGTTGGGGTCGTAGTTCGCCCTCGCTGGAACGGTCCATACGATGCATTCGTGGTTGTAGGGCACCGTGAAATCGACGAGCATCGCCCTCCGCAAGGTAGGCCGTATCTGTCCGATTCCAAGATGCACCTTCTCTTCGGCGACATCCGCAATAACGCCGATAAACGTCCCGTTGGGAAGTACCAAGAATTTCTCGGGGGCTGACGGCTTCTTAACGATTGGTGTGAAATTCATCTGCTCGGCAATGCTGCGGATCAAGTGCCCTTCGATTCCACCCACTATACGCGAAGTGTCGTTCACACCACGACGCAATTTCATCGTCGGCATCAGATTCATTGTACTAACGAACATGGGACAACCGAGTCCGTTTATGATTACGTTTTCTTCTTCGAAAACCGAGCTGTTTTTCAAGAAACCAATTCCTCGCGTCCATGCATTCAGCGGTACAACCTGAGGTGAGCAGTTCGGTCCTAcgacatttttataaattttcatctctcCGGCGTTATCCAAGCGTACGAAGAGCATGTTCCACAGCTTGCTTCGTTCGGCATTCAACACCGCGTTGTATACCGTTTCATACGTTGTGTTATAGACCGATATCAACAGCACCCTGCGGGACAGGACTGCCGATATCTGACCAATGGACGATTTCAACGCCGTATCGCTTAACCCGTCGACGAAGAATAATATGACGCTGTCTGTACCGGAATAAGAATAAGGGATGACGGCCTCTGGGTTGGTACCGATAAAACACGGTATGTAATCTTCCAGAACAACTTTCGTTGCTTGTAGACAGATACTGTTTTTCCCCAAAACCGTCACGTGATCGCTAGCAATTCGATCCAAGGTAAACTTTTTCAAGTCGGTCATAAATTCGGTCAACAGCTTTTCCAATCTTATGTCCCCGCTGTCCTCGGCTGACAGAGACGCCTCAATCTCCGACATAATATTCAGAATAATAATGACGAGGatcagttttttcttcttactgACAAACGtcttcatttcatttaaatttattgCTCTTTTTTATTCAGCCGCGATTAAGGACGTTGCACTACTTACGATTCGGCTGCATGAGTTGACTGTCGGCTTACTTTGACGAAAACCGGTGCTATAAGATTAGTTACAAATCACGAGCTTGCGGGTTCTGTTGCAAGATAAATAACATTCGACAGGTTTGACTTGGCGGTGAATTACGGGATTCGTATTTGATCAATTAACTTGGTAATCAGGGTCACGGGAAGGCGAGCAAACACCTAAATTGACACCGTTCCGAAGCACGACTCAAGGTGTTTGACCGTTGCAGGTACACGATCATAGGGTGGTTCAAAGTTTACGTTTTCTGAGATGTACGGAGAAGTGTTTCACTTTATTATCGAAGCGAACGAGTCACGGGAAAAATACTACCGCCTTTTAAACGAAGCGAACTTCCTTTCATTCCTTGGatgtagtaaaaattattgtaatctcAACGCGAGTGCCACCGAGTATTGACTTTTCACCAAGCTGGTCTCGTTTTCCTGTTTCTTGTATAAAACAAACTCTCATTAGTCAACTGTGTGCCTACTTATCATAGCGTGCCATGTTGTTGTATACATTGTAAAATCTAGTGTGCAAGGAGCGATGGAAGAAAACGATGGTTTAGTAAGCCAAGCGCAAACAGGCGCGTTGTTTTGACCGTTACTCCTATCTCCATGTAAAATCAGGTGTCATTCTGTTCAAACACCGATCAAACACTGTCGGACTTGGATAGAACGAAACGGGCGAAAACAAGCATCACTCACGAAACAGCAAATGAATTCGACCCCAAAGTGCGTGTTATCGTATGATACTTATATTCTCTACGATCTTCGAGTCCTCCCAGCTTGATGGCAGCGGTATTTGTAGACCAGTAACTCCCCCGCCCAGACAAGAGCGCAAATAATCACTGGGATATGGTACAAGAAAAACATCTGACGAAACTTTTCACGAGTTGATCTCTGCAGCTCTCCGATCGTGTTCGGCGTCACCGAGTACGAGGCCGATCCAGGATCAATTCGGTCCCATATAGAGTTATTCCGCTTCCAATGATCCAGGATCCCGGTCTCCATCAGACGCTGGACTATCATGCTCACCCGTGTAGTGATCGGTGATCCTTTTTGGAAAATCATGACAGTGCTGTAGGTGAGGACGTGGTCGTCCAGGACGTCGTACGAGACCGCGGTATGGTGTTTGTCGTCTATTTTCCGGTGATAGGCTAGATAGGAGAATGTGGTGAGGTAGACCTGGTTCTTGTCGATCTCGACCTGTCGCAGGGCTCTCGGAGCGTCGTTGTCGACGACGAAGCGTTTTATCACCGCCGGCATCAGGTTGTCTTCCTCAATTTGATCATCGAGTATACGAAGACCGAAATCGTGACCCTTTATCGTCAGGTTCGCCTTCAGAATCCCCGCGACGTCGACGATCGCCAAGTCACCGTTATCCACCGTTAGTATTGAAGCCAGGGATGTTTTGTACGCCGTTGTTATCACAATCGTATAACAGAGGTAGATTATTAGCAGAGCTTGGGCTGCTTTCGATGCCGGACGGCGAATTATCGTGCTTCCCAAAGTCGTTCCAACGCTCTCCAAAAGTATTCTCGAACAATCCTGCTCATTTCGCTCGCCTGTAAATACCAGAGGGATCCACGTTAATCTGTTAGGAAACGACGTCGTTATCATCACGCGCGATACTCACCACCTCTGTTCACGGGAAACGAATGACCAACGACACCCGTGATGGCTGAGTATAAGAGAAAGGTCAGACCTATCAGGACCCATATTTTCCACGAGAACTCTACAGCGATGATGCTGTGTCGCCATTCCGTTATTCGGGGAACGTACCAGACGAGATACTCCTGTCCGTACGTAGTCGACATGTCAACATCGGCGACAACTCTTTCAGTCGGACGTATCTGATTGATGCCAATGCCGACGTCACCGGATACGCATCTCGTCAAAATTGCGTCTCTATCGTGATTTTCCCCGGGTTTTGAGTTATCGAAGGACTGCACCAAAGGAGTGAAGTTCATCTTATCGGCAATTGTTAAAATCAAGTTACCCTCGGTTCCCCCGTTGATTTTGACACCGGCGTTATCGTCCTCTTCGAGATACATCCACGGCGGTGAGTTCCCGGTACCGATGGGTAAAGGACACCCGAGGAAGTCGAGTAAGTGATTCTCATATTCGTCTAGCTTCGTCAGGTCACGACCGGGCTCCCAGTCAGTGATTATTCCAAGCCCTATCGAGCAGTTATCAAGTAATTGATAGCTGTAAAGTTTCACCGAATCTTTATCGTGGTGCACAAAAACGGCCAATCTCTTATTCCTGACGAACATCTCGCGGAGCACCATTTCGATGCTGTAGACGTCGACGTGCCCTCCGAATATCAAGAAGATCCGCGTTCTGCTCAAGCTGAATAGGTTGCTCACCACTTTCGCTACGTAGTCGCTGCTCACACTGCCAAGGAAGCAGATTATAGCATTTGATGGCCCGAACCATTTTGGCGTGAAAGTTTCCTCGCTCTCGCTACTGATTGTCAGGATCGAAGGAAAGTATTCCAACAACAGTTTGGTCAATCCCATCCTATCCTCCGATGCTCCCGTGATCGCCAAGTGCCACAGATCGTGTTTCTCTAGTATAATTTTAAACTCGTCAAAGAATATCTTTGTTGTGACGACGTCGATTGTCGGaggaattattttattcttcagaAAATAAGCTCCGGGTAAATTCGCGTGGTGGAAAATTGCACAGACCAGAATTACGGAGTTGAAGAAATTCATGACGCAGTTTCGACTCGGttaccaaaaattttatttcggtaAAATTAGCGCTGAACAGATGCCggtaaaattttgtttgcGAGTGAGCTTATCGTTCTGCTTCCCGAGTCTCAAAatgcttggttttttttttttttcttatgctGCTAGATCGGACAaggaataaatatgaaaatccaTCAGTAACTTAGCCTAATAAATCGCTAGCCGTATCAGACGCGTGCAAACAAACTGACAGCCGAACTGAAAAAGTGAAACGTATACTGCTTGACAAATATGTGTTTCGAGCAGCCTTGGTTGTACATCGATATTGTgcgaaattattttgcaagtgaaattcttcaaactttCTTTCCGTTCTTATACCGGAATGGTTTTTTTAGCGGGTGAGGGCATTAATTCGCAAATTGAAGACGATCAGTTCAGCAGTGAATGTCAAGACGGCTGGAATGAGACAGAACAAGTAGAGAAGAAATATGGGCTTCAGTCGAGCCAATGAATAACTCGAGAAGTAACCACTCTGAGTATACGATCTTTCACCAATCAATCCAGCTGTTTTATCTATATGCATCCAGTATTGGTAAATACCAGACTGGCTGATCCGCATCAGTAGCTTATTCATGTCACCCGTCAGAGAAGATCCCTTCGGAGTGACAATTACAGCGCTGTAAGAAATCACGCAACCATGTAAAGGGTAATACGTCATGGGTTTTCCTAAACTTAAATCCGTAGCCCTGGCTTGATTTATGGTCGATAAATGTCGGAGGTACGCGATGTTCTCCCCCGCGGATAACCTCCCCAAGGCTTCTCCCATCGACGTTATCACCTCGAACCGACTTAGCAACTCGGCTCTGGTGCTGTTGGGGTCGATCTGATCGGCCAGCATGTGACGGCTGGATTGCGTTCCTGCGGTCCGAAGTCCTCCGTCTAAGATCCCTCTCTCGTCGGTGATCATAGGCGCGGTAATTGACGTGGCCAAAACAGAGGCCAGCGATGTCGAATATGCGGTGGATATTACTCGGGAATACTTGAGGTAGAGCAGGAAGAATAGTTTCCCAATGAAACCGGCTGGCTGACGCGGGATCGCGTAGGTCAGTGATAGGGATATCACGTCTAGAATCGTCAGGTGACACCGACGGTGGTTTCCTGTAAACAAATGTAGACCCTCGTGTACGCCTGCAAGTACTGTGGAGGACTAACTTGAACATTGAATATTGAGATCAATACTTCCAGacattcgatgaaaaaaatgttcattgctttggtaataattaatgtataattcaaattcaattttcctaCTCTGACAATTATCAAtcgtattatttaatttttcgggtgattaaaaattttaggtttgGAGCATTACTTATTATTTTGGTAATGGATAACGCATTACTGTTCTGATTATTATACTTTCGCAACCTTGGTCCCTTATTGCATCTAATTATTCCGAAGAAGTATAACAGTATAATCACCAATCCA
The Neodiprion fabricii isolate iyNeoFabr1 chromosome 1, iyNeoFabr1.1, whole genome shotgun sequence DNA segment above includes these coding regions:
- the LOC124185971 gene encoding uncharacterized protein LOC124185971, translated to MKTFVSKKKKLILVIIILNIMSEIEASLSAEDSGDIRLEKLLTEFMTDLKKFTLDRIASDHVTVLGKNSICLQATKVVLEDYIPCFIGTNPEAVIPYSYSGTDSVILFFVDGLSDTALKSSIGQISAVLSRRVLLISVYNTTYETVYNAVLNAERSKLWNMLFVRLDNAGEMKIYKNVVGPNCSPQVVPLNAWTRGIGFLKNSSVFEEENVIINGLGCPMFVSTMNLMPTMKLRRGVNDTSRIVGGIEGHLIRSIAEQMNFTPIVKKPSAPEKFLVLPNGTFIGVIADVAEEKVHLGIGQIRPTLRRAMLVDFTVPYNHECIVWTVPARANYDPNILRPVFSPAVSILAILSVLLSGGLSYVTWKLKAENCRSPEFDLFDVISVSLTHAIPRPPASLLGKLFFLLYLNYSRVLSTAYSASLASILATRTPMPTIVDEKGILDAGLRTSGTATSRDMLADQITPESDRAELLNRYEVITRASEALARISRGEDLAYLRHLSTINYITARYVRAGKFPTFHPLRDQCVISYNSVIVTPKGSFLTDEMNKIIRRITQSGIYEYWTNIDNTVDKIVKSPYSHSSYTLTQLQSIFVLYLFCLVPAFLAFITELIISEININKCRSLTASAVRGRKDR